In Pirellulales bacterium, the genomic window TCGAGCGTCAGCTACGACGTTCACGATCTGGCCGGGCAGGGTGGCGACGACATCGCCGGCGTGATGACCCTGGTTACACGCTTCGTCAGCCCTGCAGGCTGGCAGGAGACCGGCGGTCCGGGGCGCGCGCGAATCGCCGATGGCATGCTGCAAATCGAGCAGGATCCCATTACCCAGCGCAACGTCGCTCTCTTCTTGGATAAGCTGCGCGTAGCTCGCGGGCTGGCCCCGAAAGAGACGAAGCCCGAGGATGTGACGCTCAAGTCGAAGTACGCGCGGGCCAAGGCAACGCTCGATCAGGTGATGACGGCCAACTTCAGCGTCGAGACGCCGCTGGTCGAAGTGCTAAGCTGGCTCGGACGCGAGAAGTCGACGCGCGTCGTCATTGACGAAGCGTCGCTTGCACAAGCGGGCCTGTGGTCGCACGTTCCGGCCAAGGTTGTTGTCGAGAAGCAGCCGCTGTACGAGTTCTTGTCGGCGCTGTTATCTCCCCTTGGCATGACCTATCGGATCGTGGGCGACCGGACGGTGCAGGTTTTCGCGCGGCAATCGCAGGGCGATCGGATGGAGTTCGAGATCTACTCGCTCAAGGATTTGCTGGCGGCCCGGCTGGACGCGGCCGAAATCATCGAGCGGCTGCGCAAGCAGTTCGATCCGGCCTCGTGGACCGAAGGGGGCGGACTGGGCGCGATGGAATTCGACGAGCCCAGCCAGAGCCTGCTCGTGGTGCAGACCCCGGAAGCGCAGGTGCGCCTGGAAAACTTGCTGCTGCGGGCCAAGCCCGGCGCTCGCCCGATGCCCTAGCAGCCTGTTGAAAAAAGCCCTCGTGGCTTTTTTCAACCTCGCCAAGTGCGAAGCAGAGCTTCGCACGGCTCGCAAAATAACGACTTACGTCGATATTTTGCCATCGCATCCCTGCGATGTCGCAGCCCGTTGAGTTCTTCAACAGGCTGCTAGGCGTAACACCGCAAGTGCCAGGCCAAAATCAGGCCACCGCGGTAACCTGGCGTCAGGACGCGGCCCTCCGACCGGCACCACGGCGGCGAATGATGGCCTATGCTTGTTTTAGTTGGCCAACCCGGCTTGCGGCCACGCGGCGACGAGTGCAGAATACCGTCATGACCTCTGCCCACACGACCAGCTGGTTTTGGTTTTACTTTACCCCGACGGGTCGCGGGGCCGGAGGAGGTATCTAAACCTCACGCGACAAAGTGCTGTTCACAAGCCCCGACGACCCCCAGTGGTCCTCGGGGCTTTTTTTTTGACCGCATTCGATCTTCTATCGCACAGGAGTATCCCAGGTGATCGTCGTCATGAATCAAGATGCCACAGCGGACCAGGTGAACCATATGGTCGAGCGCATTACGAATCTCGGTTTGAAGCCGCATGTGTTGCACGGTGTCGAGCGCACCGTCGTGGCGGCCATCGGGCCGGAGCGCGATGGCTTGAAGGAATCGTTGGAAAGTGGGGTGGGCGTGGCCGAAGTGCTGCCGATCCTCGCGCCTTACAAGATTGCCAGCCGCGAAGTGAAGGCCGAACCCACGGTGGTGCGCGCTGGCGGCCTGACCGTGGGCGGCGGTACGATCGGCGTGATCGCGGGTCCCTGTTCGGTCGAGACCGAAGAGCAATTGCTTTCGACCGCGCGGGCTTGTAAGGCGGCCGGCGCCACGGCGCTGCGCGGCGGCGCGTTCAAACCCCGCACGAGCCCCTACAGCTTCCAAGGCCTGAAAGAGGACGGCCTGAAGATGCTGGCCGCGGCGCGCCAGGAAACCGGTTTGGCCGTCGTCACCGAAGTGATGGCCACCGAGGACGTGGCGCTCGTGGCGCGCTACACCGACGTGCTGCAAGTCGGCGCGCGCAACATGCAGAACTACCGCTTGCTGGAAGCGGTGGGCAAAGGGGGTAAGCCGGTGCTGCTCAAGCGCGGCCCGAGCGCCACGATGGAAGAATTGCTGCTGGCGGCCGAATACATTCTCGACGCCGGTAATCCGGATGTGATGTTGTGCGAGCGCGGCATCCGCACGTTCGAATCGCACACGCGCTTCACGCTGCCGCTGGCGACGGTGGCCTATCTGCACGCTAAGACGCACCTGCCCGTGGTGGTCGATCCCAGCCATGGCACCGGTCACACCTACCTGGTGCCGCGTATGGCCGCGGCCAGCGTGGCGGCGGGCGCCGACGGACTGATTCTGGAGGTACACCCCGATCCGGAGAACGCGCTTTCCGACGGCTATCAATCGCTTAACTTCAAACAGTTCGCCGAAACGATGGCCCTGTGCCGGAAGGTGGCCGGCGCGCTGGGGCAAAAGATGTAAGGCGGGGCGCGCTTTGCACCGTTGCCGCAGCGGTGCGGGCGCAATCGCTGAGCTTGCCCGCGCGGTTGTCAATTGTCAGGGCGCGGCCCATACTTGAACGTGCCGCTGGAATGTGCATGGCAGGCATGCCGGGCGGCGTTCGCAGTGCGCGAACGGGGAAAATCGGCGCGCAAGTAGCGTGGTAACGCGTAGTTTTCGGCCGCAAGCCGTCCCGGGCGAATGTTCGACCACGATGCCGATCCCGGCCGTCATCCGGCAATAACCATGGCCGACGTCTCTGGTAAAACTCGCGAGTCGCCTGCCGATGCCGACCTGTCGGGCCGGCAGCTCGACGACTTCTATCTATTGCGCCGGCTGGCGCAAGGCGCGATGGCCGAGGTGTATTTGGCCGAACAGCGTTCCCTGCGGCGGCAGGTGGCCTTCAAGGTCTTGAAGAGCCAGCTGGCCAAGGACGAAAGCTACGTCAAGCGCTTTCACAACGAAGCGCACGCGGCGGCCAGCCTGGTGCAGGCCAACATCGTGCAGATTTACGCCGTCGGCTGCGCGGACAATACTCACTACATCGCCCAGGAGTACGTGCAGGGGCAGAATCTTTCGGAGTGGATGGCCCGCCGCGGCCCGCCCGAGGTGGCGCTGGCCGTGAAGATCATGCGGCAGGTAACGGCCGCTCTGCAAAAAGCGGCCGAGCGCGGCATCGTACACCGCGACATCAAGCCTGAGAATATCATGATCGCGCGGACCGGCGAGGTGAAGGTCGCCGACTTCGGCCTGGCGCGAAACAGCGATGGCGCGAATAACGCGCTGACGCAAGTGGGGGTGACGATGGGCACGCCACTCTACATGAGCCCGGAGCAGGTCGAAGGGCGACCGCTCGATCCGCGCAGCGATTTGTATTCGTTCGGCGTGACGTGCTACCAGATGCTGGCCGGCCATACGCCCTTTCGTGGCGAATCGGCCCTGGCGATTGCCGTCCAGCATTTGAAGACGCAGCCGGATCGGCTGGAAAACATTCGCACCGATTTGCCGCCGGCACTGTGCCGGATCGTACACAAGCTATTGGCCAAAGACCCGCAAGGACGCTATGCAAGCGCGCGCGAACTGCTGCAAGACTTGCGGATGTTGCAGTTGCCGGGCGAAGCAGAATGGCAAGACGACGACGAGCTGCCACCCGAGGAGCGCGAGGCGCTGGCCACGATCGGCGCGGCGACGCAGCACCTGGCGGCGGTCATGAAGACTTCGTCGA contains:
- the aroF gene encoding 3-deoxy-7-phosphoheptulonate synthase: MNQDATADQVNHMVERITNLGLKPHVLHGVERTVVAAIGPERDGLKESLESGVGVAEVLPILAPYKIASREVKAEPTVVRAGGLTVGGGTIGVIAGPCSVETEEQLLSTARACKAAGATALRGGAFKPRTSPYSFQGLKEDGLKMLAAARQETGLAVVTEVMATEDVALVARYTDVLQVGARNMQNYRLLEAVGKGGKPVLLKRGPSATMEELLLAAEYILDAGNPDVMLCERGIRTFESHTRFTLPLATVAYLHAKTHLPVVVDPSHGTGHTYLVPRMAAASVAAGADGLILEVHPDPENALSDGYQSLNFKQFAETMALCRKVAGALGQKM
- a CDS encoding serine/threonine-protein kinase codes for the protein MADVSGKTRESPADADLSGRQLDDFYLLRRLAQGAMAEVYLAEQRSLRRQVAFKVLKSQLAKDESYVKRFHNEAHAAASLVQANIVQIYAVGCADNTHYIAQEYVQGQNLSEWMARRGPPEVALAVKIMRQVTAALQKAAERGIVHRDIKPENIMIARTGEVKVADFGLARNSDGANNALTQVGVTMGTPLYMSPEQVEGRPLDPRSDLYSFGVTCYQMLAGHTPFRGESALAIAVQHLKTQPDRLENIRTDLPPALCRIVHKLLAKDPQGRYASARELLQDLRMLQLPGEAEWQDDDELPPEEREALATIGAATQHLAAVMKTSSMPILRGRFYALVALAVVAAFAAGGWLAWETRRPLLTSTAGGTQVFKCADGDEQFIVATWAPTNREAWLKSVAKYFPEDRASIAKANQELALFYLQMGRQWEALLVFEELAAGPEPDQRAFGLAGASLVRARQNEYQQAAADLMELWPIRKNLTDSRMAPLLQIAVSEVRKQRGQEAAAEWEDWQKSLQSLDTE